In one window of Littorina saxatilis isolate snail1 linkage group LG11, US_GU_Lsax_2.0, whole genome shotgun sequence DNA:
- the LOC138979474 gene encoding dopamine beta-hydroxylase-like produces MALYVAAALTVVVHSRKFRRKKPTVLILILVLLGVPGLQAYAFYKDRIPNGHHVTHPCPNHVTWPGVGHRNENGGGTTNPFGDDFAQHGREWNEALCRADSDGDGLTNGQELGDPECVWTEGAEPALPSTSHPGVCDPWDSTECKEGNSWLQCGPVREDDGVGTCEHFNQPGMWLNCELGAAMVKDGDQIFADVLKMTLRFPRTNVPAVETTYNETFFDMPDDREYHLIGARFLVDNYDVVHHMGLLRCTEAGRFDHIPGECAVISIYNQGLKVQCLDPAVGFRFLKYMSLQIYWTNMDLRSDIYDASGFEVYYTAKLRPHDAAFFTVGQQTLNIPPGQTSVVHHGVCSPRCSQLLLKGPIHVTSALNHMHFQATCTCSD; encoded by the exons ATGGCCTTGTACGTAGCCGCAGCTCTGACGGTGGTGGTGCACTCCCGGAAGTTCCGCCGCAAGAAGCCCACAGTTCT GATTTTGATATTGGTTTTGCTGGGAGTTCCTGGTCTCCAGGCCTATGCCTTCTACAAAGACAGGATTCCCAACGGACATCACGTGACCCATCCTTGTCCGAACCACGTGACCTGGCCTGGAGTCGGACATCGTAATGAAAATGGCGGCGGTACCACGAATCCTTTCGGAGACGATTTTGCCCAGCATGGACGTGAG TGGAACGAAGCCCTGTGCCGTGCGGACAGCGACGGTGATGGACTGACCAACGGTCAAGAGCTGGGAGACCCCGAGTGTGTGTGGACAGAGGGGGCCGAACCAGCCCTCCCCTCCACTTCACATCCTG GTGTGTGTGATCCCTGGGACTCCACGGAGTGTAAGGAAGGGAACTCGTGGTTGCAGTGTGGCCCTGTCCGTGAGGATGATGGTGTTGGTACCTGTGAACACTTCAACcagccaggt ATGTGGCTCAATTGCGAGCTCGGAGCTGCAATGGTTAAGGATGGTGATCAAATCTTTGCAGATGTACTGAAGATGACCCTTCGGTTCCCGAGAACGAACGTTCCAGCGGTCGAAACGACGTACAACGAGACCTTTTTCGACATGCCCGACGACAGGGAGTACCATCTCATCGGCGCTCGATTTCTGGTCGACAACTATGACGTGGTGCATCACATGGGGTTACTGAGGTGTACAGAAGCTG GCAGATTCGATCACATACCAGGGGAGTGTGCTGTAATCAGCATCTACAATCAGGGCTTGAAGGTTCAGTGTTTGGACCCAGCTGTTGGATTCCGCTTCTTGAAATATATGTCGTTGCAG ATATACTGGACGAACATGGACCTAAGGTCTGACATCTACGACGCTTCAGGCTTTGAGGTCTACTACACGGCGAAACTCCGACCCCACGACGCTGCCTTCTTTACCGTGGGTCAGCAGACACTAAACATCCCGCCGGGACAGACCAGCGTGGTTCACCATGGCGTGTGCAGTCCCCGTTGCTCTCAGCTCCTGCTGAAAGGACCTATACACGTCACCAGTGCCCTCAACCACATGCACTTTCAGG ctacatGCACGTGTTcagactag